Proteins co-encoded in one Kribbella qitaiheensis genomic window:
- a CDS encoding DUF1707 SHOCT-like domain-containing protein — protein sequence MSLEQPPPERRASDNDREQAASMVQEAHGDGRLDFEELDERLTQIYSAKTQLELRTATADLVPVAHGSSAAEMVIRAKHSAQKREGSWQVPERVVAVAEHSSVRLDFTDAVVRWREIQVDARIKHSSVVMIVPPGWSINIDEVDMVHGTASNKAGTPAPGGVRLRVTGEARHGSIVVRHARKRRWWWPWYRK from the coding sequence ATGAGTCTGGAACAGCCGCCGCCCGAGCGCCGGGCCTCTGACAACGACCGCGAACAGGCCGCCTCGATGGTGCAGGAAGCCCACGGCGACGGCCGGCTCGACTTCGAGGAACTGGACGAACGGCTGACCCAGATCTACTCGGCCAAGACCCAACTGGAGCTGCGGACGGCGACCGCGGATCTGGTCCCGGTCGCGCACGGCAGCAGCGCCGCCGAGATGGTCATCCGCGCGAAGCACAGCGCCCAGAAGCGCGAGGGCTCGTGGCAGGTGCCGGAGCGAGTGGTCGCCGTCGCGGAACACTCGTCGGTCCGGCTCGACTTCACCGACGCGGTGGTCCGCTGGCGGGAGATCCAGGTCGACGCGCGGATCAAGCACAGCTCGGTCGTGATGATCGTGCCGCCGGGCTGGAGCATCAACATCGACGAGGTCGACATGGTGCACGGCACGGCGTCGAACAAAGCCGGCACGCCGGCGCCCGGTGGTGTGCGGCTCCGCGTGACCGGTGAGGCCCGCCACGGCAGCATCGTCGTACGGCATGCCCGCAAACGCCGCTGGTGGTGGCCTTGGTATCGCAAGTAA
- a CDS encoding neutral zinc metallopeptidase: MTMGGCKEPSDRATSVAKLQAYYTEFVRCLDRAWAPVVRKAGFTFWAPRVEIITHGHTRTQCAVTDSAAYCNGVISMTADFDLTNQRRYDRLWTRTTMAFLVAHEYGHHIQRLTGIMDASNARSGYANGVNTQLTESRRLELQASCLSGVYLGADRRYFPASGSWLKKWHWTVANRGDEWNPERSHGKKTNHSRWSRQGFASGNPGSCNTFTAAPATIA, encoded by the coding sequence ATGACGATGGGCGGCTGCAAGGAGCCATCCGACCGGGCTACTTCGGTTGCCAAGCTTCAGGCGTACTACACCGAATTCGTCCGCTGCCTCGATCGGGCCTGGGCGCCCGTCGTACGCAAGGCCGGCTTCACGTTCTGGGCGCCGCGGGTGGAGATCATCACTCACGGACACACCCGGACGCAGTGCGCCGTGACCGACTCCGCGGCGTACTGCAACGGCGTCATCTCGATGACGGCCGACTTCGATCTGACGAACCAGCGCCGCTATGACCGGCTGTGGACGCGGACCACGATGGCTTTCCTGGTCGCGCACGAGTACGGCCACCACATCCAGCGGCTGACCGGGATCATGGACGCATCGAACGCCAGGTCGGGCTACGCGAACGGCGTCAACACCCAACTGACCGAGAGCCGGCGGCTGGAACTGCAGGCATCGTGTCTGAGCGGGGTCTACCTCGGCGCCGACCGCCGGTATTTCCCGGCCAGTGGTTCCTGGCTGAAGAAGTGGCACTGGACGGTCGCCAACCGCGGCGACGAGTGGAACCCGGAACGCTCCCACGGCAAGAAGACCAACCACAGCCGCTGGTCCCGGCAAGGATTCGCCTCCGGAAACCCAGGATCCTGCAACACCTTCACCGCAGCACCCGCGACCATCGCCTGA
- a CDS encoding acyl-CoA dehydrogenase family protein, whose translation MTVSLDLIDVDSLLTSEELDIRATARRFADERLRPQLPEWFESATIPARDLAKELGALGLLGMHLTGYGCAGLGPVAYGLACLEIEAADSGMRSLVSVQGSLAMYAIWKYGSEEQKTEWLPRMAAGEAIGCFGLTEPDFGSNPAGMRTNARRDGDDWVLNGSKMWITNGSVADVAVVWARAEDGVRGFVVPTETPGFSAPEITRKMSLRASVTSELILEDVRLPASAMLPEARGLSGPLGCLNEARFGIIFGAMGAARDCLETALDYAAERQVFDKPLSAYQLTQAKFADMSVELNKGILLAVHLGRLKEKGVLRPEQVSVGKLNNVREAIAIARECRTILAANGISGEYPIMRHANNLESVLTYEGTSEVHQLVIGQALTGQAAFR comes from the coding sequence ATGACCGTTTCGCTGGATCTCATCGACGTCGACTCGCTGCTGACCTCCGAAGAGCTCGACATCAGGGCGACTGCTCGCAGGTTCGCGGACGAACGGTTGCGGCCGCAATTGCCGGAGTGGTTCGAGTCGGCGACCATCCCGGCGCGCGACCTGGCCAAGGAGCTGGGGGCGCTCGGGCTGCTGGGGATGCACCTGACCGGGTACGGCTGTGCGGGGCTCGGGCCGGTGGCGTACGGGCTGGCTTGTCTGGAGATCGAGGCGGCCGACTCGGGGATGCGGTCGCTGGTGTCCGTGCAGGGATCGCTGGCGATGTACGCGATCTGGAAGTACGGCAGCGAGGAGCAGAAGACCGAATGGCTGCCGCGGATGGCCGCCGGCGAGGCGATCGGGTGCTTCGGCCTGACCGAGCCGGACTTCGGGTCGAACCCGGCGGGGATGCGGACGAACGCCCGGCGCGACGGCGACGACTGGGTGCTGAACGGCTCGAAAATGTGGATCACCAACGGGTCGGTGGCCGATGTCGCGGTCGTCTGGGCACGCGCCGAGGACGGGGTGCGCGGCTTCGTCGTACCGACTGAGACGCCTGGGTTCTCGGCGCCGGAGATCACCCGGAAGATGTCGCTGCGGGCGTCGGTGACGTCCGAGCTGATTCTTGAGGATGTCCGACTGCCCGCGTCGGCGATGTTGCCCGAGGCCCGTGGTCTGTCGGGACCGTTGGGGTGCTTGAACGAGGCGCGGTTCGGGATCATCTTCGGCGCGATGGGCGCGGCCCGGGACTGCCTGGAGACGGCACTGGACTACGCGGCCGAGCGGCAGGTGTTCGACAAGCCGCTGTCGGCGTACCAGCTGACCCAGGCGAAGTTCGCCGACATGAGCGTCGAGCTGAACAAGGGCATCCTGCTCGCGGTGCATCTCGGCCGGCTGAAGGAGAAGGGCGTGCTGCGGCCCGAGCAGGTCAGCGTCGGCAAGCTGAACAACGTGCGGGAGGCGATCGCGATCGCGCGCGAATGCCGCACGATTCTGGCCGCCAACGGCATCAGCGGCGAGTACCCGATCATGCGGCACGCGAACAACCTCGAATCCGTCCTCACCTACGAAGGCACTTCCGAGGTCCACCAACTCGTCATCGGCCAGGCGCTCACCGGCCAGGCCGCCTTCCGCTGA